A section of the Aricia agestis chromosome 4, ilAriAges1.1, whole genome shotgun sequence genome encodes:
- the LOC121726598 gene encoding CLIP domain-containing serine protease 2-like, which produces MFKFILLFALLFITVHAKQCEDCIAYTKCPRAAEQAKRNESAETFKNAFCGFDTSQNNKIPKMCCSAFDPVTTLNRVNLESHPNVGLLPENCGDINGRRIVGGTTANLYEFPWMALISHRTRYGLHFKCGGSIINSRYILTAAHCVQNKQIAGVRIGELDLRYATDCQGTGETYVCESHLQDMLVEEDIVHEGYLGLPTVLNDIALLRLKKPIDFSYKNAAPICLPVSSAMRNVSLGGRKATVAGWGLTENNEDSSVLLKVDIPILRGDDCRKKYNSGSSKDRTENQLCAGELRKDSCNGDSGGPLMLENDYQGAYRIVQYGIVSHGPKQCGSEYPGIYTDVTKFMDWILNKIKE; this is translated from the exons ATGTTCAAATTTATACTTTTATTTGCACTCTTGTTTATAACTGTACATGCAA AGCAATGCGAAGATTGCATAGCGTACACCAAATGTCCGCGCGCTGCTGAGCAAGCGAAGCGCAATGAAAGCGCTGAGACATTCAAAAATGCCTTCTGCGGGTTCGACACCTCACAAAATAACAAGATTCCGAAG ATGTGTTGCTCCGCCTTCGATCCAGTCACCACCCTCAATCGTGTGAATCTAGAAAGCCACCCCAACGTTGGTCTCCTCCCGGAAAACTGCGGAGACATCAACGGGCGGCGCATCGTCGGCGGAACCACCGCCAACCTCTACGAGTTCCCCTGGATGGCTCTCATCTCTCACAGAACAC GTTACGGTCTCCACTTCAAATGCGGCGGCAGCATCATCAACTCGAGGTACATTCTGACGGCGGCCCATTGCGTCCAGAACAAGCAGATAGCTGGCGTCAGAATCGGCGAGCTCGATCTCCGCTACGCGACCGACTGTCAGGGCACGGGAGAAACTTACGTCTGCGAATCACATCTCCAG gataTGCTGGTCGAAGAAGATATTGTGCATGAAGGTTACCTGGGATTACCGACTGTACTGAACGACATTGCTCTTCTTCGCCTCAAAAAGCCAATAGACTTCTCGTACA AAAACGCAGCTCCCATTTGTCTGCCCGTATCGTCTGCAATGCGCAATGTATCTTTGGGCGGCAGAAAGGCAACAGTAGCCGGGTGGGGATTGACAGAAAACAACGAAGATTCATCGGTTCTGTTGAAAGTTGACATTCCAATTTTAAGGGGAGACGACTGCCGGAAGAAGTATAATAG TGGATCATCAAAGGACAGAACAGAGAACCAGCTTTGTGCTGGTGAGCTGAGGAAGGACTCCTGTAACGGTGACTCGGGAGGTCCCCTCATGTTGGAGAATGACTACCAGGGGGCTTACAGGATCGTGCAGTACGGCATcgtctcccatggacccaaacAGTGCGGCTCCGAGTACCCAGGGATCTACACTGATGTAACCAAGTTCATGGACTGGATATTAAACAAAATCAAAGAGTAA
- the LOC121726602 gene encoding CLIP domain-containing serine protease 2-like, whose amino-acid sequence MSIDCQLDQCESHIQDIRVEEAIVHEDFTSEPNVDNNIALLRLHDPIDFTFKNVAPICLPVSNTLRSVSIDGKTATLASWKFRSANSCELNRISLPLVTRDECVKKYEKSSKIPKISVNHICADEKAEDACGIVSGDPLMLETGDKGGRRVVQYGISSHGPMRCGTDYLGIYTDVSKYMDWILSNMKK is encoded by the exons ATGAGCATTGACTGCCAGCTAGACCAGTGCGAATCTCATATTCAG gATATTCGTGTAGAAGAGGCTATAGTCCATGAAGATTTCACTTCAGAACCAAATGTGGACAACAACATAGCTCTTCTGCGCCTTCACGATCCGATCGACTTTACTTTTA AAAACGTGGCTCCAATATGCCTCCCGGTGTCGAACACACTGAGGAGCGTGTCCATCGACGGCAAAACAGCGACTCTCGCAAGCTGGAAGTTCAGGAGCGCAAACTCTTGCGAACTAAACAGAATCAGCCTTCCATTAGTTACCAGAGATGAGTGCGTCAAGAAATATGAAAA GAGTTCAAAAATCCCTAAAATAAGCGTCAACCACATTTGCGCTGATGAGAAAGCGGAAGATGCCTGCGGCATCGTCTCCGGGGATCCTCTGATGCTGGAGACTGGTGACAAGGGGGGACGTAGGGTGGTGCAGTACGGGATATCCTCCCACGGACCAATGCGCTGCGGGACCGACTACCTTGGGATTTACACCGACGTCTCCAAATACATGGACTGGATACTATCCAACATGAAAAAGTAA
- the LOC121726601 gene encoding uncharacterized protein LOC121726601, whose product MRKLHGGPVIDFATNGRIRWRFIPPAAPFMGGAWERLVRTVKNALKTTLKNRSLPKEDTFRTLLLEAEAIVNSRPLTYVPTATDAPEAITPFHFLIGTSSVVPWTNDLTDGEFSQRQEWRKALRLADHFWARWLREYLPTLREKLKESQPYQDIKEGDVVLIVDPTLPRGLWPLAKVLRTYPGQDGRVRVADLLTKGGTLCPTGGGYVGDWLDRPFCF is encoded by the exons ATGAGAAAACTCCACGGTGGCCCCGTTATTGACTTCGCTACGAATGGAAGAATACGATGGCGCTTCATCCCCCCGGCCGCGCCTTTTATGGGGGGGGCCTGGGAACGGTTAGTGCGCACCGTGAAGAACGCGCTCAAGACAACTCTCAAAAACAGGTCCCTCCCCAAAGAGGACACATTCAGAACATTGCTCTTAGAGGCTGAGGCAATCGTCAACTCCCGGCCACTGACGTACGTCCCCACGGCGACCGACGCTCCAGAAGCGATAACACCATTCCACTTTCTAATAGGCACGTCATCGGTGGTTCCTTGGACTAACGACCTGACAGATGGGGAGTTTTCACAACGCCAGGAGTGGCGGAAGGCACTTCGGCTGGCGGACCACTTCTGGGCTCGATGGCTGCGGGAGTACCTGCCAACGCTGAGAGAGAAACTGAAGGAGTCCCAACCATATCAAGACATAAAGGAGGGGGACGTGGTGCTGATCGTGGACCCTACCCTTCCGCGCGGCTTGTGGCCGCTAGCCAAGGTCTTGAGGACGTACCCCGGTCAGGACGGTCGAGTCCGCGTAGCGGACCTCCTCACGAAGGGAGGTACGCTG TGTCCCACTGGGGGCGGGTATGTTGGCGACTGGCTGGACAGACcattctgtttttaa